From Coriobacteriaceae bacterium, a single genomic window includes:
- the murB gene encoding UDP-N-acetylmuramate dehydrogenase — MGLFNAVMALSGMIDTDVIEDERLARHTSYRIGGKADLFVTCHSYHALRRAVAVLDREQVPWVIIGKGSNLLVADGGYRGAVISLGREFQRTVVADDGCTLTVGAGVMFARLVNDALSRSLSGLEFAVGIPGSVGGAISMNAGTRTEWIGSLVEDVVTFDPASGIKHYAGSEITWGYRECSLPRNEIILECVLKLKPAPKADIRERMERYLTRRKRTQPMGRASCGSVFRNPPDASVGKLIEDCGLKGFSIGGAEVSPVHANFIVNNGTASADDVAAVIRHVHGKVREAYGIELRPEVKFLGF, encoded by the coding sequence ATGGGTCTGTTTAACGCCGTCATGGCGCTCTCGGGCATGATCGACACGGATGTGATCGAGGACGAGCGCCTTGCGCGTCATACGAGCTATCGTATCGGCGGCAAGGCTGACCTCTTTGTGACGTGCCATAGCTATCATGCCCTCCGCCGCGCCGTGGCGGTGCTCGATCGCGAGCAAGTGCCGTGGGTCATCATCGGCAAGGGCTCCAATCTGCTGGTTGCCGATGGCGGTTATCGCGGCGCCGTCATTTCGCTCGGACGTGAGTTTCAGCGCACGGTTGTTGCCGATGACGGTTGTACGCTGACGGTCGGTGCGGGCGTGATGTTTGCGCGCCTGGTCAACGATGCCCTGTCGCGTAGCCTCTCGGGCCTTGAGTTTGCCGTTGGCATCCCTGGCTCGGTTGGCGGTGCGATATCTATGAATGCCGGCACACGGACCGAGTGGATTGGCTCGCTGGTTGAGGATGTCGTAACGTTTGACCCGGCATCCGGTATCAAGCATTATGCGGGGTCCGAGATCACTTGGGGCTACCGCGAATGTAGCCTTCCCCGCAATGAGATCATCCTCGAGTGCGTGCTCAAGCTTAAACCGGCGCCCAAGGCCGACATTCGCGAGCGCATGGAACGGTACCTGACGAGGCGCAAGCGTACGCAGCCCATGGGTCGCGCATCCTGCGGGTCGGTCTTTCGTAACCCGCCCGATGCGAGTGTGGGCAAGCTTATCGAGGATTGTGGATTAAAGGGTTTTTCGATTGGCGGCGCGGAAGTTTCGCCCGTTCACGCTAATTTTATCGTTAATAACGGAACTGCCTCGGCCGATGACGTTGCCGCGGTTATCAGACATGTGCACGGAAAGGTGAGGGAGGCGTATGGCATCGAGCTCAGACCGGAAGTTAAATTCCTCGGCTTCTAG
- the murC gene encoding UDP-N-acetylmuramate--L-alanine ligase, protein MADSQTATSAPEFKSAHFIGIGGAGMSGIALVLHERGYAVTGSDLKTSRYIRQLTRAGVKVHVGHEAATIDEVKPDVVVVSTAIPESNPELVRARELGIPVWPRAKMLSALGHGYTTVAVAGTHGKTTTSSMCATMLDRMGLDPSFLIGGIVEGYDTNGKNGSGDYFVAEADESDSSFLFLNPNVVIVTNVEADHLDHYSGIEEIEATFAKFMSLVGEDGTVIVCGEDPHLVELAKSTGRHVLSYGFAESNDIVCMHPDVKGIQSDFIVRFEDGTEHAVEIKSNPGRHNMLNATAVLTVAHVLGLDIDAAAKALSSFEGVRRRFTHVGDIDGITVVDDYGHHPTEIKATLAAASSLGYKHVDVVFQPHRYSRLQALCDDFADAFANADKLLLIDVFSAGEMPIPGVTSKMLADTVRAKHPGKEVVYCSSRLELNQELEQMVGEGDLLLTMGAGDVTTVGPEFIEYLTAKKDA, encoded by the coding sequence ATGGCTGATTCCCAGACTGCAACCTCCGCGCCCGAGTTTAAGAGCGCCCACTTTATCGGTATCGGCGGCGCCGGCATGAGCGGCATCGCCCTCGTTCTTCACGAGCGCGGTTATGCCGTTACCGGCTCCGACCTTAAGACGTCACGTTATATCCGCCAGCTTACCCGCGCTGGTGTGAAGGTGCATGTGGGCCATGAGGCCGCCACGATCGACGAGGTCAAGCCCGACGTGGTTGTTGTCTCCACCGCTATTCCGGAGTCCAACCCCGAACTCGTGCGCGCTCGCGAGCTTGGTATTCCCGTGTGGCCCCGTGCCAAGATGCTCTCTGCTTTGGGCCACGGCTACACCACCGTCGCTGTTGCCGGCACGCATGGCAAGACCACCACGTCTTCGATGTGCGCCACCATGCTCGACCGCATGGGTCTGGATCCGAGCTTCTTGATCGGCGGCATCGTCGAGGGCTATGACACGAACGGCAAGAACGGCTCGGGCGACTATTTTGTCGCCGAGGCCGACGAGTCCGACAGCTCCTTCCTGTTCCTGAACCCCAACGTAGTCATTGTGACCAACGTCGAGGCCGATCACCTTGATCACTACTCGGGTATCGAGGAGATCGAGGCAACTTTCGCCAAATTCATGAGCCTGGTGGGCGAGGACGGCACCGTCATCGTCTGCGGTGAGGACCCGCATCTGGTCGAGCTCGCCAAGTCGACGGGCCGTCACGTGCTTTCCTACGGCTTTGCCGAGAGCAACGACATCGTCTGCATGCACCCGGATGTCAAGGGTATCCAGAGTGACTTTATCGTTCGCTTTGAGGATGGCACTGAACATGCCGTGGAGATCAAGAGCAATCCCGGTCGCCACAACATGCTCAACGCCACGGCGGTGCTCACCGTCGCCCATGTCCTGGGCCTTGACATCGACGCCGCCGCCAAGGCGCTCTCGAGCTTTGAGGGCGTTCGCCGCCGCTTTACCCACGTGGGCGATATCGATGGCATCACCGTGGTCGATGATTACGGCCATCACCCCACCGAGATCAAGGCGACGCTTGCTGCCGCTTCGTCGCTGGGCTACAAGCACGTCGACGTCGTGTTCCAGCCGCACCGCTATTCGCGCCTGCAGGCCCTGTGCGACGACTTTGCCGATGCATTTGCCAATGCCGATAAACTGCTGCTGATTGATGTGTTCTCGGCTGGCGAGATGCCCATCCCGGGTGTCACCTCTAAGATGCTCGCCGATACCGTGCGCGCCAAGCATCCTGGCAAGGAGGTCGTGTACTGCTCCAGCCGTCTTGAGCTCAATCAGGAGCTCGAGCAGATGGTGGGCGAGGGCGACCTGCTGCTCACTATGGGTGCCGGTGACGTTACGACCGTCGGCCCCGAGTTTATCGAGTATTTGACTGCCAAGAAAGACGCTTAA
- the pstA gene encoding phosphate ABC transporter permease PstA, with protein sequence MSDSVDTTVDTTSSRERIKRALSHGKKGRINKDLSNKIMLGVFRAAAYITTLVLVAIIAYVVINGLPHISLDFIFGWPQGVNAEGGIWPTIVSTVYVTALAMLICTPIAVLAAVYLAEYAKQGKIVELIRYAADALASVPSIVMGLFGYALFVEAMGLGLSMVSAALALALLMLPIVMRTTEEAIRAVPRYIRWGAYGLGATKWQVVSKIVLPSAFGRIATGIVLAIGRAIGETAVVLYTMGQAINLPISPLDSGRPMTVHLYLLANDGINMNAAYGTALLLMVIILAFNLFARFLSRKRR encoded by the coding sequence ATGTCCGATTCCGTTGACACGACGGTCGATACGACCTCGTCGCGCGAGCGCATCAAGCGTGCCCTTTCCCACGGCAAGAAGGGCCGCATCAACAAGGACCTGTCCAACAAGATCATGCTTGGCGTGTTCCGTGCCGCGGCATACATCACCACGCTGGTGCTGGTCGCTATCATCGCCTACGTGGTCATCAACGGCCTGCCACACATCTCGCTCGACTTTATCTTCGGTTGGCCCCAGGGCGTCAACGCCGAGGGCGGTATTTGGCCCACGATCGTCTCGACCGTCTATGTGACGGCGCTCGCCATGCTTATCTGCACGCCGATCGCTGTGCTGGCAGCCGTCTATCTGGCCGAGTACGCCAAGCAGGGCAAGATCGTTGAGCTCATTCGCTACGCTGCTGACGCTTTGGCCTCGGTGCCCTCCATCGTTATGGGCCTGTTTGGCTACGCCTTGTTTGTCGAGGCTATGGGTCTGGGCCTTTCGATGGTCTCGGCCGCTCTGGCGCTTGCGCTCTTGATGCTTCCCATCGTCATGCGCACCACCGAAGAGGCCATTCGCGCCGTTCCGCGCTATATCCGTTGGGGCGCGTATGGCCTGGGCGCCACCAAGTGGCAGGTTGTCTCCAAGATCGTGCTTCCTTCTGCCTTTGGCCGTATTGCCACGGGCATTGTCCTTGCCATCGGCCGTGCCATTGGCGAGACCGCCGTGGTGCTCTACACCATGGGCCAGGCCATCAATCTACCTATCTCGCCGCTCGATTCCGGCCGCCCCATGACCGTTCACCTGTACCTGCTTGCCAACGACGGCATCAACATGAACGCAGCCTACGGCACCGCGCTATTGCTGATGGTGATCATTCTGGCCTTCAACCTGTTTGCGCGCTTCCTGTCGCGCAAGCGTCGCTAG
- the pstC gene encoding phosphate ABC transporter permease subunit PstC has product MEAQENSQTEQNAQAPKKRELALVSRSTYIKEKALQWIFFACAFLAVVTVILIFVFTTYSALPVFTDIGLADFFSFTWAPSEGHYGIVSLLAGSGLVTVGALAMGVPLGVGTAVYLVEIASKRVRKLISPAVDLLAGIPSIIYGFFGMIIIRPFIAQLTGGLGFGALTAWFVLAIMIVPTITTLTIDALNSIPMGIREASYAMGATKWQTIYKVVLPAAKLGIVDAIVLGMGRAIGETMAVLMVVGNAPVIPDSIASPISTLTSQIALDMSYSSGLHRSALFGMGVVLFIISATLVGIVRLVSKKKRG; this is encoded by the coding sequence ATGGAAGCACAGGAAAACTCCCAGACTGAGCAGAATGCTCAGGCGCCCAAGAAGCGCGAGCTGGCGCTCGTATCGCGCAGCACCTATATCAAGGAGAAGGCGCTGCAGTGGATTTTCTTTGCCTGCGCGTTCTTGGCGGTTGTTACCGTCATCCTGATTTTTGTCTTTACCACGTACTCGGCGCTGCCCGTCTTTACCGACATCGGTCTGGCGGACTTCTTTAGCTTTACGTGGGCGCCCTCTGAGGGCCACTACGGCATCGTGTCGCTGCTTGCCGGCTCGGGTCTGGTGACCGTCGGTGCGCTCGCCATGGGTGTGCCCCTAGGCGTGGGCACGGCCGTGTATCTGGTCGAGATCGCCAGCAAGCGCGTGCGCAAGCTCATCAGCCCTGCCGTTGACCTGTTGGCCGGCATCCCTTCTATCATCTATGGCTTCTTTGGCATGATCATCATCCGTCCGTTTATCGCGCAACTGACCGGTGGTCTTGGTTTTGGTGCGCTGACGGCGTGGTTCGTGCTTGCCATCATGATCGTCCCTACCATCACCACGCTCACCATCGATGCCCTCAATTCCATTCCCATGGGTATTCGCGAGGCATCGTATGCCATGGGTGCTACTAAGTGGCAGACCATCTATAAGGTCGTGCTACCTGCCGCCAAGCTGGGTATCGTGGATGCCATCGTGCTGGGTATGGGCCGTGCCATCGGCGAGACCATGGCCGTGCTCATGGTCGTGGGTAACGCCCCGGTTATTCCCGACAGCATTGCGAGCCCCATCTCGACGCTCACGAGCCAGATTGCGCTCGACATGAGCTATTCCTCGGGTCTGCATCGCTCGGCGCTGTTCGGCATGGGCGTGGTCCTGTTTATCATTTCCGCCACGCTGGTGGGCATCGTCCGCCTGGTTTCCAAGAAGAAGAGGGGGTAG
- a CDS encoding phosphate ABC transporter substrate-binding protein — protein MRKIVSVLSAAVLTLTLCACSSGSSTSSITVAGSTTCLPIAEIAAEGFKEETGIDVLVSGLGSSAGIEAVSAGTADIASSSRGLNADEQDLGLTPIVIAHDGIAVIVNEDNPVDNLSTEQLRDIYAGKITNWKEVGGEDLRIQVINRDEASGTREAFRTIVMDGTPFDRRSAVLSGTGQVRDVVSRSRGAIGYISLGFVDSLNAKTSVKAVSVNHVEASEKTVASGGYPISRDLYFFVKGAPSQQAQDYIDYVTSEKMDKQIREAGFIPVTNDEKGSE, from the coding sequence ATGAGAAAGATCGTATCGGTCCTGAGCGCCGCTGTGCTTACGCTTACGCTGTGCGCCTGTTCTTCGGGATCTTCTACCTCTTCCATTACCGTGGCCGGCTCCACGACCTGCCTTCCTATCGCCGAAATTGCGGCAGAGGGCTTTAAGGAGGAGACCGGCATCGACGTGCTCGTTTCCGGTTTGGGCTCTTCCGCTGGCATCGAAGCCGTCAGCGCTGGCACGGCCGATATCGCCAGCTCCTCCCGTGGACTCAATGCCGACGAACAGGATCTGGGCCTGACTCCCATCGTCATTGCCCACGACGGTATCGCGGTCATCGTGAACGAAGACAACCCCGTCGATAACCTCTCGACCGAGCAGCTCCGCGATATCTATGCCGGCAAGATCACCAACTGGAAAGAAGTCGGTGGCGAGGACCTGAGGATTCAGGTTATCAACCGAGATGAGGCGTCTGGCACGCGTGAAGCCTTCCGCACCATCGTGATGGACGGCACCCCGTTCGATCGCCGCTCCGCCGTTCTTTCGGGCACGGGCCAGGTGCGCGACGTGGTATCTCGTTCGCGCGGGGCTATCGGCTACATTTCGCTGGGCTTCGTCGATAGCCTCAACGCCAAGACCTCGGTCAAGGCCGTCTCGGTCAATCATGTTGAGGCGTCCGAGAAGACGGTCGCGAGTGGCGGCTATCCCATCTCGCGCGACCTTTACTTCTTTGTGAAGGGTGCGCCTTCGCAGCAGGCGCAGGATTACATCGACTACGTGACGTCCGAAAAGATGGACAAGCAGATTCGCGAGGCGGGCTTTATTCCCGTCACCAACGACGAGAAGGGGAGTGAGTAG
- the murG gene encoding undecaprenyldiphospho-muramoylpentapeptide beta-N-acetylglucosaminyltransferase, which produces MTDKMTVAIAAGGTAGHINPALALAEELRDRGHHVVFVGQSRKLEGRLVPEAGFDFVPITVTGFDRSRPWTALTSLWRVNKAKRALASHFSKVGKPDAAIGFGAYVEVPLLGWCKGAGVPYLLHEQNSVPGLANKMMNSHAARVCISVPAARSVFEREGDPDHVLMTGNPVRRSVIEGDRARGRKALGVPEDATLLLVFGGSLGAQHLNERVASLKNELLSRKNLYVLHSTGADGFEETERALALTPEEAKRYRVQPYIDNMGDMLAAADLVLSRSGASSVAEIAALAVPSVLVPYPHATADHQTTNARYLVDAGAGVLCADADIDGSAFADELLHLVDDAAARDAMRQAARGLAQDRAAALLADAVEGLR; this is translated from the coding sequence ATGACCGATAAAATGACCGTTGCTATTGCAGCCGGCGGCACGGCAGGGCACATCAACCCCGCCCTCGCCTTGGCCGAAGAGCTGCGTGACCGTGGCCACCACGTTGTGTTCGTGGGCCAGTCGCGCAAGCTCGAGGGTCGTCTGGTCCCCGAGGCTGGGTTTGATTTTGTGCCCATTACGGTCACGGGCTTCGACCGCTCCCGTCCTTGGACGGCGCTGACCTCGCTGTGGCGCGTCAACAAAGCCAAGCGTGCGCTCGCCAGTCATTTCTCAAAGGTCGGCAAGCCCGATGCCGCCATTGGTTTTGGTGCCTATGTCGAGGTTCCGCTGCTGGGGTGGTGCAAGGGCGCGGGCGTTCCGTATCTGCTGCATGAGCAGAACTCTGTTCCGGGCCTGGCCAACAAGATGATGAACTCCCACGCCGCCCGCGTGTGCATCTCGGTGCCGGCGGCGCGTTCGGTCTTTGAGCGCGAAGGTGACCCTGACCACGTGCTCATGACCGGCAACCCCGTACGTCGCTCGGTGATCGAGGGCGATCGCGCTCGCGGCCGCAAGGCACTTGGCGTTCCCGAGGACGCTACGCTGCTGCTCGTCTTTGGCGGTTCACTTGGCGCCCAGCACCTCAACGAGCGTGTGGCTTCGCTCAAAAACGAGCTGCTTTCGCGCAAGAACCTCTATGTGTTGCATTCGACGGGTGCCGACGGCTTTGAGGAGACCGAGCGCGCTTTGGCGCTGACGCCCGAGGAGGCGAAGCGTTACCGCGTCCAGCCTTACATCGACAACATGGGCGATATGCTGGCTGCTGCCGATTTGGTGCTCTCGCGTTCGGGCGCATCGAGCGTGGCCGAGATCGCTGCACTCGCCGTGCCTTCGGTGCTCGTGCCGTACCCGCATGCGACGGCCGACCACCAAACCACCAATGCCCGTTATCTGGTCGACGCTGGGGCCGGCGTGCTCTGCGCCGATGCCGATATCGACGGTTCTGCCTTTGCCGATGAACTGCTGCACCTGGTCGATGACGCGGCGGCGCGCGACGCCATGCGTCAGGCGGCGCGTGGTCTGGCTCAGGATAGGGCCGCCGCTCTTCTGGCGGATGCGGTAGAGGGTTTGCGTTAG
- a CDS encoding polyphenol oxidase family protein, with amino-acid sequence MAARADKVSRVDHDGVTLVEGATSDVRFAFTERAGGVSEDAYSSLNLGSHVGDDPFAVQENRRRALEAMGAAECEHNLLVPNQVHGDHIVAVTSNGADDLEDVREQIAEGCDAIVCTAHNVPVLLCFADCVPVVLVAPGGFAVVHSGWKGTIARISAKACQALCDAAGCDASDVSAYIGPHILGDEYEVSQELMDRFAAEFSCIDASASRMLDLSAAICEALVDVGVDADNIVDTQLSTVRQNDRFYSYRNEGGTCGRHAAIGVML; translated from the coding sequence ATGGCAGCACGTGCGGACAAAGTTTCGCGTGTCGACCATGATGGAGTTACGTTGGTGGAGGGCGCGACATCCGATGTTCGCTTTGCCTTCACCGAGCGTGCCGGTGGCGTTTCCGAAGATGCGTACTCCTCACTCAACTTGGGCTCGCATGTTGGCGATGACCCCTTTGCTGTTCAAGAAAATCGTCGTCGTGCGCTCGAGGCTATGGGTGCCGCCGAGTGCGAGCACAACCTGCTCGTTCCCAATCAGGTCCATGGTGATCATATCGTTGCGGTGACCTCGAACGGCGCCGATGACCTTGAGGACGTTCGCGAGCAGATTGCCGAGGGCTGTGATGCCATCGTCTGCACGGCGCATAACGTGCCCGTGCTGCTCTGCTTTGCCGACTGCGTTCCCGTGGTGCTGGTGGCCCCCGGCGGATTTGCCGTGGTGCACTCCGGTTGGAAGGGCACGATTGCACGTATTTCTGCCAAGGCGTGCCAGGCGCTTTGCGATGCTGCCGGCTGCGATGCGAGCGACGTTTCCGCCTATATCGGGCCCCATATCCTGGGTGACGAGTACGAGGTTTCCCAGGAGCTCATGGATCGCTTTGCCGCCGAGTTCTCTTGCATCGATGCGAGTGCCTCTCGCATGCTCGATCTTTCCGCTGCCATTTGCGAGGCGCTGGTAGATGTCGGTGTCGACGCGGATAATATCGTGGATACCCAGCTTTCGACCGTGCGTCAGAACGACCGCTTTTATTCCTACCGTAACGAGGGCGGCACCTGTGGGCGCCATGCCGCGATCGGCGTGATGCTATGA
- the ftsW gene encoding putative lipid II flippase FtsW gives MRRPDSDRASSRRTTPRSSRGGQSFSERYIAGVPARIMRPRLIFMACLFTLVCFGLLMVYSASSVEALHENGSATFFLGRQAAFAVVGVLALIAIVRVLPDSWFGEDVLRIFLIGMIGLLFLVFLVGSGSRGATRWLNIAGIQFQPSEFLKPFAIAYSAIMLDRFFSPSGNINEFLRKMGIYLGISLFLIFIQPDFGTVLIILLTLMCMALFAGLDPRFIIGVLIFGILVIVIALVAEPYRMVRIQVALNPWADEYGDGYQATLAIMAFASGGLFGRGIGNSTMKYSYLPEAHNDYILAIIGEEVGFVGTVLFFLVFAMLIYSAFRIAEQATDRRGALMASGSAVILAVQFLINALGILNVFPMTGKPLPFISYGGSSIIVSLMLAGLILRVSYESARRDEYDRRRESFAVMDESTAGVPHVRGERSSRNGFTVLDGSATEPAARPRQRTAPQGRPQRPTPRNAGGGYNRIDLNSDPSARLRTDDQGPRVRRDYHDR, from the coding sequence ATGAGGAGGCCCGACTCGGACCGTGCTTCCTCACGTCGCACCACACCGCGTTCCAGCCGCGGCGGGCAGTCGTTTAGCGAACGCTATATTGCCGGCGTTCCCGCCCGTATCATGCGCCCCCGTTTGATATTCATGGCCTGCTTGTTTACCTTGGTATGCTTTGGCCTGCTGATGGTGTACTCGGCGTCTTCGGTCGAGGCGCTGCACGAGAATGGCTCGGCGACGTTTTTTCTGGGTCGACAGGCCGCGTTTGCCGTGGTCGGTGTTCTGGCGCTGATTGCCATCGTGCGCGTTTTGCCGGACAGCTGGTTTGGGGAGGATGTGCTCAGGATCTTCCTCATAGGCATGATAGGGCTACTGTTTCTGGTGTTCTTGGTGGGCAGCGGCAGCCGTGGCGCCACGCGCTGGCTCAACATCGCCGGCATTCAGTTCCAGCCTTCCGAGTTTTTAAAGCCATTTGCCATTGCGTATTCGGCCATCATGCTTGATCGCTTTTTTTCGCCCAGTGGCAACATCAACGAATTCCTTCGCAAGATGGGCATCTACCTGGGCATTTCGCTCTTTCTGATCTTTATCCAGCCCGATTTCGGTACTGTCCTGATCATCCTGTTGACCCTCATGTGCATGGCGTTGTTTGCGGGTCTCGACCCCAGATTTATCATCGGCGTGCTAATCTTCGGCATTCTCGTGATCGTGATTGCGCTTGTCGCAGAGCCGTACCGTATGGTGCGTATTCAGGTTGCCTTGAACCCTTGGGCCGACGAGTATGGTGACGGCTATCAGGCCACGCTTGCCATCATGGCCTTTGCCTCGGGCGGTCTGTTCGGCCGTGGCATTGGCAACTCAACCATGAAGTACTCGTATCTGCCCGAGGCACACAACGACTACATCTTGGCCATCATTGGCGAGGAAGTCGGTTTTGTCGGAACCGTGCTGTTCTTCTTGGTGTTTGCGATGCTGATCTACTCGGCGTTTCGCATTGCCGAGCAGGCGACCGATCGTCGGGGCGCGCTCATGGCGTCTGGCTCCGCGGTCATTCTCGCGGTGCAGTTTTTGATTAACGCGTTGGGCATCCTCAACGTGTTTCCCATGACGGGCAAACCGTTGCCGTTTATTAGCTACGGCGGTTCGTCGATTATTGTGTCGCTCATGCTTGCCGGGTTGATCCTGCGCGTTTCGTACGAGAGCGCCCGCCGCGATGAGTATGACCGCCGCCGTGAGAGCTTTGCCGTTATGGATGAGAGTACCGCCGGCGTGCCCCACGTGCGCGGCGAGCGATCTTCGCGTAACGGTTTTACCGTCCTGGATGGCTCTGCGACCGAGCCGGCAGCCCGCCCGCGTCAGCGAACGGCGCCGCAAGGTCGTCCTCAGCGCCCCACTCCTCGCAATGCGGGCGGCGGATATAATCGAATTGATTTGAACTCGGACCCGTCGGCGCGTCTGCGTACCGACGACCAGGGACCGCGTGTACGAAGGGACTACCATGACCGATAA
- a CDS encoding FtsQ-type POTRA domain-containing protein has protein sequence MATPKPSTGTKAARPGRTLGASKPRSLTSVPATAKKPSGKKGVNPLSSLRAMANKTSDAASVVTGKGKIVGGVLAVLAVLVVVAIVVINSGLFTATDIEIQGSEHVTKHDAIQLIDLPEGTSLFNVDPDQITEDLKQNPWVSGVDVQRQFPHTLIITPMERKVIAIAYISSDDLAWAIGDDDTWIAPLSTSVEVDDQGNVITTGQGSNTLTGIDAALALAKHYGAVLLTDVSADVAPVSGQAVSSKAVKAGLDYVRGFSSEFLGQVKDISTPSVEAISANLNNGIEVSLGDSNDIVKKERVVTKLLSQVEGVTYINVRSPGNYTFRNAPTS, from the coding sequence ATGGCAACTCCTAAGCCCTCGACGGGAACTAAGGCGGCGCGTCCGGGTCGCACGCTGGGCGCATCGAAACCGCGCTCGCTGACATCGGTGCCGGCTACCGCCAAGAAGCCTTCGGGTAAAAAAGGCGTCAACCCGTTGTCTTCACTTAGGGCGATGGCAAATAAAACATCAGACGCCGCTTCTGTCGTTACAGGCAAAGGCAAAATCGTGGGCGGCGTTTTGGCCGTCTTGGCCGTGCTCGTCGTCGTTGCTATCGTGGTGATTAACTCTGGATTGTTTACCGCCACTGATATTGAGATTCAAGGCAGCGAGCATGTGACGAAGCACGATGCTATCCAGCTGATCGATTTGCCCGAGGGAACGTCGCTTTTTAACGTCGATCCCGACCAGATTACCGAGGACCTCAAGCAGAATCCGTGGGTCTCGGGCGTGGATGTCCAGCGTCAGTTCCCGCATACGCTCATCATTACGCCGATGGAGCGCAAGGTCATCGCAATTGCCTATATCAGTTCCGATGACCTTGCCTGGGCCATCGGGGATGATGACACCTGGATCGCCCCACTGTCGACGTCGGTCGAAGTGGACGACCAAGGCAACGTCATCACGACAGGGCAGGGCTCAAATACCTTGACCGGAATCGATGCCGCGCTGGCGCTCGCTAAGCACTATGGCGCGGTGTTGTTGACTGATGTCTCGGCGGATGTCGCTCCGGTTTCCGGCCAGGCAGTGAGCTCCAAGGCCGTTAAGGCTGGCTTGGATTATGTGCGTGGTTTTTCGAGCGAGTTCTTGGGACAAGTCAAGGATATTTCCACGCCTTCGGTCGAAGCCATCTCGGCAAACCTCAATAACGGCATTGAGGTGTCGCTGGGCGATTCGAACGATATCGTCAAGAAGGAGCGCGTAGTCACCAAGCTGCTTTCGCAGGTAGAGGGCGTAACGTATATCAATGTGCGCTCTCCGGGTAACTATACATTTAGGAACGCTCCGACCTCGTAG
- the ftsZ gene encoding cell division protein FtsZ: MHETEINNYLAVIKVVGVGGGGTNAVNRMIEEGIRGVEFVAINTDAQALAISDADIKVHIGTDLTRGLGAGANPEVGRKAADESRDDIAEALAGADMVFITCGEGGGTGTGAAPIVADIAMNEVGALTVAVVTKPFTFEGRKRKKSAEEGIKTLSDCVDTMIVIPNDKLLDIAEKKTTMLEAFAIADGVLSQGTQGITDLITVPGIINLDFADVKTIMKQAGTAMMGIGTSSGDTRAVDAAQQAISSPLLESSIDGATRVLLSIAGSKDLGIQEISDAADVVANAVDPEANIIFGTVVDESLGDQVRITVIATGFSDSNVNRQDELFAAQQSQSKAAASAEPQRTAPATSPAQAAPTRNVGGTELPNFGNDQFELPDFLKRGSF; this comes from the coding sequence ATGCACGAGACAGAGATCAACAACTACCTTGCCGTCATTAAGGTGGTCGGCGTCGGCGGCGGCGGTACCAACGCGGTCAATCGAATGATCGAAGAGGGCATCCGCGGCGTCGAGTTTGTTGCCATCAACACCGATGCTCAGGCACTCGCGATCTCTGATGCCGATATCAAGGTGCACATCGGCACCGACCTTACCCGCGGCCTGGGCGCCGGCGCCAACCCCGAGGTTGGCCGCAAGGCTGCCGATGAGTCCCGCGACGACATTGCCGAGGCGCTCGCTGGCGCCGATATGGTGTTCATCACCTGCGGCGAGGGCGGTGGCACCGGTACCGGCGCTGCTCCCATCGTTGCCGATATCGCGATGAACGAGGTCGGTGCGCTGACCGTCGCCGTCGTGACCAAGCCCTTCACCTTCGAGGGCCGCAAGCGCAAGAAGAGCGCCGAGGAGGGCATTAAGACCCTCTCCGATTGCGTCGACACCATGATCGTCATCCCTAACGATAAGCTGCTCGACATCGCCGAGAAGAAGACCACCATGCTCGAGGCCTTCGCGATTGCCGATGGCGTCCTTTCCCAGGGCACCCAGGGCATCACCGACCTCATCACCGTCCCCGGTATCATCAACCTGGACTTCGCCGATGTTAAGACCATCATGAAGCAGGCCGGTACCGCCATGATGGGTATCGGTACCTCTTCTGGGGACACCCGTGCCGTCGACGCTGCCCAGCAGGCCATCTCCAGCCCGCTGCTCGAGAGCTCCATCGATGGCGCCACGCGCGTGCTGCTCTCCATCGCCGGTTCCAAGGACCTGGGCATCCAGGAGATCAGCGACGCCGCCGACGTTGTCGCCAACGCCGTCGACCCCGAGGCCAACATCATCTTCGGTACCGTTGTCGACGAGTCCCTGGGCGATCAGGTGCGTATCACCGTCATCGCTACGGGCTTCTCCGACTCCAACGTCAACCGTCAGGACGAGCTCTTTGCTGCTCAGCAGTCTCAGAGCAAGGCCGCTGCCTCCGCTGAGCCGCAGCGCACCGCTCCTGCCACGAGCCCGGCTCAGGCCGCTCCGACCCGCAACGTCGGTGGCACCGAGCTTCCTAACTTCGGCAACGATCAGTTCGAGCTTCCCGACTTCCTGAAGCGCGGTAGCTTCTAA